A stretch of DNA from Bacteroidales bacterium:
ATTGTACTTTTGGTGGAGGGTAAAAAACATTAGGGCTTACCGTAAATAAATATTCTATTTCATAAAACGCCTGAAGCAAAACGCTTAATATCCCGTATTTTTTACTTCCGGGTTTAGAGGCAATGCGCTCCGCCACTTCTTTTTGAAACATCCCCACAAGCTCCGGCACCATATCACGGTTTTCAAAGACTTTAAAAAGTATCTGGCTAGAAATATTATATGGGAAATTTCCAATAACGGCAAAAGGTTGTTTAAAATATTTTTTAATATCAAACTTTAAAAAATCGCCCAAAATAATTTTTTCTCTGATGGATGGGTACTGTTCACATAGATATGTATATGCTTCGGCGTCAATTTCAATATGCAATGTATTATATGGGTTATTTTGTAACAGGTATTTTGTTAAAACACCTGTCCCCGGGCCTATTTCGAGTACATCCTTGTAATTACCATGCCCGCTTAAGCACATGCTGATTTTTTCAGCAATATTTTTATCATGCAGAAAATGTTGCCCTAAAAATTTTTTTGGTCTGACAACAGTCATGTATCAATTAATTTTGTCGCCTCTCAATGCACGATATCTTTTGCGGGCATCAACCACATAGATACTTCCCTGGTAGTCAGTAAAAATTCTTTCGTAATTCTCCATAGCCTTTTCTGTATTTTTGAATTGCCGCTCGTTTAGCTGGCCAAGAAGAAAAAGGGCATCGTCAGCAAGAATATCGGCCGAATAAAAATCAACCAGCTTGTTCAGGAGGCTGTCGGCTTCGGAATATTGTTTCTGTTTAATTTTTATTTGGGCTTTTTTATAAAGCACTTCATCGAAAAGAGGATGGTAAAGCCCGAGTGTATTTATGGAATCCAGAGTTGTCAGTGCTTGTTCATATTTATTTTGAAAAAGAAGCAGGTCTGCTCTGGAGTATAACTGAAGCCCAACAGTCGAACTGTCTTCATCATAATTTTCCCCAATCAGCAAAGAGAGCTCCATAGCATCATTTGAAATAAGCTTGGCTGTGGCAGCTTTCAATATATCAAGTTGTGCCTTGGCAAATTCAAATTCTCCTATGTAAAAATATAATTTAGCATTGCGATACTTAGCTTCAAAGCCAATCACATCATTTTTGAATGCTTTTTCCACTTGAGAATAAAGAAGGCTGGCCTCCCAAACTTCTCCGGTAAGCAAAAGAATATCTGCAAGTTCCACTTTGCATTGTGCCAGCAAATCGGCCGTTACCCCTTTGTATTGAATAGCATCCTGCAGCAATTGAGTGGCTTCAGGGGTTTTATCCATATAAAATGCCTGCAGATGAGCAAGGTTTTTTATCAGTTGAAGTGAATAATTGGTTTGGCCGGTTTTTTGAATCAGGTCAAGGTATTCATTTTCGAGCTGAAGAGTTTCGTCTTTGTTAATAATAATGTTTTCTGTTACTTTCTGGTACCTGGTGTTAAGTTTTTCGACCAGTGCTGCCTGATAGTATGGCGAATACATATTTTTTTGTGAAAGTATATAATCATAACAGCTTATTGCTTCATCATAAAAAGTATTTGCAGCGGCAATACGAGCTAATTCAATAACCCGTTCACCATCTTCGTTAAACCTTTTGTCAATAGCTTTTGCCTGTATAAAAGCGGCTCCAAATTCCTTTTGCTGAATAAAAAACCATAACAAAAGTATAGGATAGGATTTAATATCAGGTTCTTTTTTTATTCGTTGCAACAGGGAGGATTTAAAAGTTTCTTTCCGGCTGTCGTCAGGGTAGGTGAGAAGCAAATCCTGCATTTTCCCCTGTACCATATCGGTCTCGTCAGGATAACTGCTCACATAATCAAGGTATTGATTTAATGCAGAAGAAAAATTGTTTTTTTTAAGATAAGCATCAGCCAGTTCCAGATTGAAATTATAGAAGTTTTTCAGTGTTTTCTGGCCTTGTTCGTATGTTTTTATGGCATAATCGCTAAGGTCGCGGACAAGAAAGGCATTGGCAAGGCCTATGAATTGATCTTTGTACGAATAAACAGATTTAATGGTGTTTTCGAATTGTTTTTTTGCTTTTTCATAATCTCCTTCCAGCTGATATATATATCCCAAATCAACGGCATAGCTGAAAATATCAGGATTTTTTTTGTTTAATCGGGAAATAAATTTTTCGGCTTTGCGGTAATCTTTCAGCTCCAGAAGGCAATTAACGTAATAATTGTAAATAAAAGGCGTAGGTGTTCTTTCGTAAATATCCTCAAACAAAATAACGGCTTTGTCATATTCTTTATTCTGAAAGTATTGGATGGCGAGCTGCTCGTTATTGTCTGGTTGAGAAAATGAAGGAAAATACATACTGATTGAAGCAATAAAGACAAGAAAAATTTTCAGTTTATGGTACATTGCAACATTTTTCTAAGGTAGTTTTTGCTGTATTTATTTTTCTTTTCCTGAATTATATGATTCAATCAGTCGAAGCATGTATGGATGAATGGTGTCGAAATTTTTAAGCTGATGCTGAACGCTTTCGATGTTTTTCTTAATCTTAAATGTTAAAGCGTTTATGGATTGCGATTCTATGGCAAAGCAACCATCAAACTCATTTTCTTTTAAGAGGTTTTTCTTAATGTCATGTTTTAGATTTTCGAGTTGTTTTTTTGACGAATCAACCTCCGCCTGATATTTGATGTAATTTTTAACAAGAGTTTTAAATGGTTTGCGAACATTCTGATAACTACAAACATAAGCCCAGTTCTCTTCGTTCCGATACTCCTGATAATGCTCGGAAACTTTTTTGTTGACATCATAATACGTTTGCAGCCGTTGGTTGACAGTGTCCATGTTTACACGGCTTAAAAGCATTGATGCAGAGTCAAGAAGGGCATACAGGCTGTCAACTTTTGACAGTTGATTTTTTTTTACAGGGTTGCTGCAAGAAGCTATCAGAAACCCGAGTGTTATTCCTAAAATCAGATGTTTTTTCATATTAGTGATTTAGTTTATTATTTCAAAAGTGGTATATTTATGTAAAATTTCCGGTATTAAAACCCCTCGCTTTTCCTGGTTGTTTTCGAGCAGAGATGCTACAATTCTAGGTAACGCCAAAGCACTCCCGTTTAGTGTATGTGCCAGAGAAATTTTCCCATCGGCATTGCGGAAACGCAGTTTCATTCGGTTAGACTGAAAGCTCTCAAAATTTGATACCGAACTAACCTCAAGCCATCTTTTTTGTGCTGCGGAATAAACCTCAAAGTCATAGGTCATGGCTGAAGCAAAACTGAGGTCGCCTCCACAGAGTTTAACAATTCTGTATGGCAAGTTAAGTTTATTGAGCAAAGAGGAAACATATTTGCACATGGCTTCCAGAGTTTCGTAGGATTTATCCGGGTGTTGTATCTGAACTATTTCCACTTTGTCAAATTCATGAAGCCTGTTTAGGCCGCGTACATCTTTTCCGTAGGAGCCGGCTTCACGCCTGAAGCATGCCGAATAGGCAACATTTTTTATGGGAAAGTCGCTTTCCTTTAAGATATTGTCCCTGTATAAATTTGTTATTGGCACTTCTGCTGTCGGTATCAGAAAAAGATTGTCAAGAGGAACATGATACATTTGCCCTTCTTTATCGGGGAGTTGCCCGGTGCCATAAGCAGAGGCTTCGTTTACCATCAGGGGAGGTTGTATCTCGGTGTATCCCTCATCAATGGCCGAGTCAAGGAAAAACTGAATTAAAGCCCTTTGCAGCTTGGCTCCTTTCCCAATATAAACAGGGAACCCCGCTCCGGTGATTTTGTTACCAAGTTCAAAGTCAATCAGCCCGTATTTTGCAGCCAAATCCCAATGTGGCAGGGCATCTTCGGGCAATACAGGGATATTCCCTTCGTTGAAAATTATTTCATTTTCTTCCGATGATTTCCCGGGTTTAACGGTATTGTGGGGGATATTGGGTAACAACAGAAGTTTGTTGTTTTGTTCTGATTCAGCCGCCCTGAGCATTTCTTCCAGCTCTTTTATTTTATTTTTTAGTTCTGCGGATTTTTCCTTCAGTTTATTTGCTTCTTCAGCTTTGCCTGTTTTGAATAATTCGCCGGTTTCTTTTGACATTTTATTGCTTTCGGCAAGCAAATCGTCCATATTTTTCTGAGTACTCCGCCTGGTTTCGTCAAGGGTAAGTATTTCTTTTATGATACCCGATGCGTCAAAATTTTTAACGGCAAGTGCCCGGATGATATTTTCAGGCTCGGAACGTAAGCGGCTAATTTGTAACATATTTCAGTTTTTTGGCAAAGTTATTATTCTGTTATAAGAAAAAAAAATCTCCGATTACCTTGGCAACCGGAGACGCAATCTTTTGTGAAATAAATTTAGTTTTTTTCGGGTTCGTTGCTTTCAGGCGGCATAACCGATACATACGAACGGTTGTTTTTCTTCTTTTTGAAAACCACCATGCCGTCCGTGAGGGCGAAAAGCGTATGGTCGTTACCAATGCCCACATTTAATCCGGGGTGGTGAACGGTACCTCTCTGGCGAACGATAATGTTTCCTGACTGGGCAAATTGTCCGCCGAAAATTTTTATTCCCAAACGTTTGCTGTGCGATTCGCGGCCGTTAGTCGAGCTGCCAGCACCTTTCTTATGTGCCATAATTATTTGGTTTTAGTAGAACTTTTTAAATTTATTTCTTCAATTTGTATTTTGGAAAGATATTGTCTGTGCCCGTTAGCTTTCTGATACCCCTTCCTTCTCCTCTTTTTGAAAACGATAACTTTGTCGCCTTTCATATGTGAAAGGATTTTGGCGGTAATATTGGCGCCTTCTACTTTGGGGTTGCCAACGAGCACCTTACCTTCTTTGTCCACCAGTAATACATTGTCGAAGGTAACCGAAGCGCCTTCTTCTCCTTCAAGGCGGTGAACAAAAATTTCCTGTTCTTTTTCCACTTTGAACTGTTGTCCTGCTATATCAACTATTGCGTACATTGTAAAAATATTTTACGTTTTTAAAAATGGACTGCAAAGATAGTAATCTTTTTTATTATAAAACACTATAGCTGGATTTTTTAGTAATTTTTCTCAAAATCAGGGGGTTATATAGGAATTTTTTATCCTATCCCCACCCCTTCCCCTACGAGTAGGGGAAGGGCGTTGGCCTAGTGCGTTGGCGAAGGGGTCTGAAAAGAAAATTTAAAATTATATTTGTATCCATGAACTATTATGAAATAAAAAAGATTGCAACACGGCTTAGGAATTACCCCACACCATCAAAGAAAATTCTTTGGGAAGAGTTACGGTGAAGAAATCTTAAATACAAATTTCTACGGCAACACCCCATTATTTATGAGTCAATAAAAAATGAACATTTCTTTTATATTCCTGATTTTTTTTGTACAAAAAAGAAACTGGTTATCTAACTTGATGGAAAAATACATGAATTTCAAAAAGAGTATGATGAAGACAGGACAGCAGTTTTAAAAGGAAAAGGGCTTCATGTATTGCGTTTTAAAAATGAAGAGCTGTCTGAAATATCAAAAGTGATTGAAAAAATTAAGGGAGTGTTAGAGAGTTTGCCCTGACCCCATCCCCGACCCTTCCCCTACTCGTAGGGGAAGGGCGCTGGCCTTGTGCGCAGCAAAGGGGTCAGAAAAAGAAAACGATAATTTTCCTTTTACAAAATAAGAACTTACTGGAAATAAAGGCACAGCGACCGCCGAACCCCGTTAAAATTATGTTGCAATTAATTGCTTGTTGATATAAATAATTTTTAAATTAAATGATTTTTATGTAAGTTTGTTTGTTAAACCCAAAAGTTCATTTTATGAGTACAGGCCGTAAAGTTCTAAAAGCATTTATTTGGATAATAGTGGTTATACTTTTGATTGTCGGTGGCATCGCCGCATATTTTTATTTTGGCAATTCAGGGAACCGCAATGCGCTTTCGGTCATCCCCAAAGATGCCGTTTATATTATCGAAACATCAAACCTTACAAAAGGCTGGGCTACCCTCAGTGAA
This window harbors:
- the rsmA gene encoding 16S rRNA (adenine(1518)-N(6)/adenine(1519)-N(6))-dimethyltransferase RsmA; translated protein: MTVVRPKKFLGQHFLHDKNIAEKISMCLSGHGNYKDVLEIGPGTGVLTKYLLQNNPYNTLHIEIDAEAYTYLCEQYPSIREKIILGDFLKFDIKKYFKQPFAVIGNFPYNISSQILFKVFENRDMVPELVGMFQKEVAERIASKPGSKKYGILSVLLQAFYEIEYLFTVSPNVFYPPPKVQSAVIRLKRNARLQLPCDANKFTEVVKKAFNQRRKTLRNSLKALVTNPDLLSMSVFNQRPEQLSVEEFIEITKTVYC
- a CDS encoding tetratricopeptide repeat protein, producing MYHKLKIFLVFIASISMYFPSFSQPDNNEQLAIQYFQNKEYDKAVILFEDIYERTPTPFIYNYYVNCLLELKDYRKAEKFISRLNKKNPDIFSYAVDLGYIYQLEGDYEKAKKQFENTIKSVYSYKDQFIGLANAFLVRDLSDYAIKTYEQGQKTLKNFYNFNLELADAYLKKNNFSSALNQYLDYVSSYPDETDMVQGKMQDLLLTYPDDSRKETFKSSLLQRIKKEPDIKSYPILLLWFFIQQKEFGAAFIQAKAIDKRFNEDGERVIELARIAAANTFYDEAISCYDYILSQKNMYSPYYQAALVEKLNTRYQKVTENIIINKDETLQLENEYLDLIQKTGQTNYSLQLIKNLAHLQAFYMDKTPEATQLLQDAIQYKGVTADLLAQCKVELADILLLTGEVWEASLLYSQVEKAFKNDVIGFEAKYRNAKLYFYIGEFEFAKAQLDILKAATAKLISNDAMELSLLIGENYDEDSSTVGLQLYSRADLLLFQNKYEQALTTLDSINTLGLYHPLFDEVLYKKAQIKIKQKQYSEADSLLNKLVDFYSADILADDALFLLGQLNERQFKNTEKAMENYERIFTDYQGSIYVVDARKRYRALRGDKIN
- the serS gene encoding serine--tRNA ligase translates to MLQISRLRSEPENIIRALAVKNFDASGIIKEILTLDETRRSTQKNMDDLLAESNKMSKETGELFKTGKAEEANKLKEKSAELKNKIKELEEMLRAAESEQNNKLLLLPNIPHNTVKPGKSSEENEIIFNEGNIPVLPEDALPHWDLAAKYGLIDFELGNKITGAGFPVYIGKGAKLQRALIQFFLDSAIDEGYTEIQPPLMVNEASAYGTGQLPDKEGQMYHVPLDNLFLIPTAEVPITNLYRDNILKESDFPIKNVAYSACFRREAGSYGKDVRGLNRLHEFDKVEIVQIQHPDKSYETLEAMCKYVSSLLNKLNLPYRIVKLCGGDLSFASAMTYDFEVYSAAQKRWLEVSSVSNFESFQSNRMKLRFRNADGKISLAHTLNGSALALPRIVASLLENNQEKRGVLIPEILHKYTTFEIIN
- the rpmA gene encoding 50S ribosomal protein L27, which codes for MAHKKGAGSSTNGRESHSKRLGIKIFGGQFAQSGNIIVRQRGTVHHPGLNVGIGNDHTLFALTDGMVVFKKKKNNRSYVSVMPPESNEPEKN
- the rplU gene encoding 50S ribosomal protein L21, with the translated sequence MYAIVDIAGQQFKVEKEQEIFVHRLEGEEGASVTFDNVLLVDKEGKVLVGNPKVEGANITAKILSHMKGDKVIVFKKRRRKGYQKANGHRQYLSKIQIEEINLKSSTKTK